In Picosynechococcus sp. PCC 7002, the following are encoded in one genomic region:
- a CDS encoding YifB family Mg chelatase-like AAA ATPase, translating into MLAKIWSATIVGVDALRVGVEVDISGGLPKMMVVGLPDTAVQESRERVKAALKNSGFGFPVRKILVNLTPADLRKEGPSFDLPISVGILAATEQIETTLLEDFLFLGEVSLDGTLRPVAGVLPIAAAAQKLGFKGMVVPTANAQEAAVVAGLTVYGCGNLKEVADLLGAPHGHQAVKIDIREAIAKAAHLVPDLKDVKGQTLARRALEIAAAGGHNLVFVGPPGSGKTMLARRLPGILPKLSFDEALEVSQIHSVAGLLKDRGTLVTARPFRSPHHSASGPSLVGGGSFPRPGEISLAHRGVLFLDELTEFKRTVLEFLRQPLEDGFVTISRTRQSVEFPAQFTLVASTNPCPCGYFGDPIQACTCSPRAREQYWAKLSGPLMDRIDLQVAVNRLKPEEMMQQGVGEDSHTVAERVNQARQIAQVRFQDHPQVHCNAEMTTKDLRQHCGLDQGSRNLLEGAIRKLGLSARAMDRILKVSRTIADLAAAPTIQTVHIAEAIQYRTIDRMQ; encoded by the coding sequence ATGCTAGCAAAAATTTGGAGTGCCACCATTGTCGGGGTCGATGCCCTCAGGGTCGGGGTGGAAGTGGATATTTCCGGCGGCTTACCGAAAATGATGGTGGTCGGACTGCCGGATACAGCAGTACAAGAATCCCGGGAACGGGTCAAGGCTGCCCTCAAAAATTCTGGCTTCGGCTTCCCTGTGCGCAAAATTTTAGTCAATCTCACCCCTGCCGATCTCCGCAAGGAAGGCCCTAGTTTTGATCTTCCCATTAGTGTGGGCATTTTGGCCGCGACGGAACAAATTGAAACAACGCTCCTAGAAGATTTTTTATTCCTGGGGGAAGTGTCCCTCGATGGCACCCTCCGGCCTGTGGCAGGAGTTTTACCGATCGCCGCCGCCGCCCAAAAGTTAGGGTTTAAGGGGATGGTCGTTCCCACTGCCAACGCCCAGGAAGCAGCAGTCGTAGCGGGTCTAACGGTTTATGGCTGTGGAAATTTAAAGGAAGTGGCGGATCTGTTGGGGGCACCCCATGGGCATCAAGCTGTAAAAATCGATATCCGAGAGGCGATCGCCAAAGCCGCCCACCTCGTCCCCGATCTCAAAGATGTCAAAGGCCAAACCCTAGCCCGTCGCGCCCTGGAGATTGCCGCCGCTGGGGGCCATAATCTCGTTTTTGTGGGGCCACCCGGTAGCGGAAAAACGATGCTGGCTCGAAGATTACCGGGCATCTTGCCGAAACTGTCCTTCGATGAAGCCCTAGAAGTGTCGCAAATTCATTCCGTCGCTGGTTTACTCAAAGATCGTGGCACATTGGTAACAGCACGCCCTTTCCGTAGCCCCCACCATTCCGCCTCTGGCCCTTCCCTCGTTGGTGGAGGTAGTTTTCCGCGCCCAGGGGAAATTTCCCTCGCCCATCGAGGAGTGTTGTTTCTTGATGAACTGACTGAGTTCAAACGTACTGTTTTGGAGTTTTTACGGCAACCCCTCGAAGATGGTTTTGTCACCATTTCCCGCACCCGCCAGTCAGTGGAATTTCCCGCCCAATTTACCCTCGTTGCCAGCACCAATCCCTGTCCTTGTGGTTATTTTGGCGACCCGATCCAAGCTTGCACTTGCAGTCCCCGCGCCCGCGAACAATACTGGGCGAAACTTTCTGGGCCGTTGATGGATCGCATTGATCTCCAGGTAGCGGTCAATCGTCTGAAGCCAGAAGAAATGATGCAACAGGGTGTCGGTGAAGATTCTCACACCGTCGCAGAACGGGTTAACCAGGCGCGACAGATTGCCCAAGTGCGATTTCAGGATCACCCCCAAGTGCACTGCAATGCGGAGATGACCACCAAGGATTTGCGGCAACATTGTGGCCTTGACCAAGGTAGTCGTAATTTACTCGAAGGGGCAATCCGTAAGTTGGGATTATCGGCCCGGGCCATGGATCGGATTCTGAAGGTATCCCGGACAATTGCCGATTTAGCCGCCGCTCCAACCATCCAAACAGTCCACATTGCCGAAGCGATTCAATACCGCACCATTGACCGAATGCAGTAG
- a CDS encoding TolB family protein has translation MRYVSFLRSFFLGSLGLLLQSCVGYPRIVNFPVDPGGRSLNSRALEFDPAIAEPYLVFASDRNGSQDIYLFDTSTRQTILLPGLNTLNEIASHPAVSEDGRYIVFAVNRRGESDIYLYDREFEQKRNLTDNLNQEVRNPTISADGSKIAFEAAENGQWDILVYDRNGRQLDVE, from the coding sequence ATGCGCTATGTTTCTTTTCTACGCAGTTTTTTCCTCGGTAGCCTCGGTTTGCTGCTCCAGAGCTGCGTTGGTTATCCGCGCATTGTCAATTTTCCCGTTGATCCCGGTGGCCGCAGTTTAAATAGTCGGGCCCTCGAATTTGACCCGGCGATCGCCGAACCCTACCTCGTTTTTGCCTCAGACCGCAATGGTTCCCAGGATATCTATCTATTTGATACCAGCACCAGGCAAACGATTCTGTTACCGGGCCTCAATACCCTAAATGAAATTGCCTCCCATCCTGCCGTTTCTGAAGATGGTCGCTACATTGTCTTTGCGGTCAATCGTCGCGGCGAATCTGATATTTATCTCTATGATCGCGAGTTTGAACAAAAGCGGAATTTAACCGATAACTTAAACCAAGAAGTGCGTAATCCAACCATTAGTGCTGATGGGTCTAAAATTGCCTTTGAAGCCGCTGAAAATGGCCAGTGGGATATCCTCGTTTATGATCGCAATGGCCGTCAGCTAGATGTCGAATAA
- a CDS encoding DNA methyltransferase: MTDFIQKWQNSEGNERANYQSFLNDFCEFLGVEKSPPKGSGNNSYCFDRDVKIIAPSGAETTNFIDFYKEDCFVLETKQGSNTSNKGHGKRGTAAYRKEMKKAFGQALKYARFVEPKPPFLITCDIGDHFRVWQDFSESWLSANGNYGTYDSVPKIPFTDLEKPEIQDFFYKVFTDPQSLNPEKIAAQVTREVAADLAELAKTLEQTTKPQEVAQFLMRCIFTMFAEDVGLLKEHLFTEALKERWIPQPQDFKPQVEALWQAMNDGTSFGFHGQLLRFNGGLFAKPQAIALTADQLKILLTAAERDWKNVEPAIFGTLLERALEKKERSKLGAHYTPRAYVERLVRPVIIEPLQEKWQLIQGEVETLLEEEEAAKSASAKTKKRNAAAEKLTEFLGELRKIRVLDPACGSGNFLYVTMDLMKTLELEVLNRLGTVMGASQLRLDFDQINPSQFLGIEINPRAAEIADLVIWIGYLQWHFRLFGSLPPVEPVLREYKNIENRDAVLDYDGTKPAIDPKTGKVRTRWGGRTMKHPVTGEDVPDPSDQVEILEYINPREAQWQQADYIVSNPPFLGNARMREYLGDGYTETLRKVYKDVPDTVDFVMYWWHKAAELIRKEKTLRFGFITTNSIRQARLRSVIDFHFNQKKRIRLFFAIPDHPWSDGEVAVRISMTGVELKKKRRQYSQLTHILEESKLNTPEETAFSLKFSYVKANEIFSNLQFGYDVNQANSLSSNQNLASQGFVVGGSGFVLKNQALVENLEQEIIHPFKTGRDLTQSPEFRQTIDVNHLSKKQLLSSYPKTYQWLSETVKLERSTNNDPKLKREWWRYRRANTSIRDGIKDLNRYIATVRTAKHRVFQFLNSEIMAESGVVMIFLDDSYFLGICSSSLHIIWALAQGGRLEDRPVYNHDACFYRFPFPDPSEELKQEIRELGERLDSHRKQVQAAHPEVTITAMYNCLEKMRSGEPFTDGDREFNNKALITTLKQIHDDLDQAVFCAYGWEDLIPLWQKVSLPKGDLEGCQTEPNNTETKEQLEQSILQRLVDLNAERAEEERNGFVRWLRPEYQAPDQVVTQKVIEGIGVEEETKEAVIAPPEQQKFPTKLKGQLAAIRDLLRTQGGEWTITQIAAQFKGTSAKKLETIQNCLEILEDLGVILSHTETETKCYYATL; this comes from the coding sequence GTCGCCACCGAAGGGAAGCGGGAATAATAGTTATTGTTTTGATCGGGATGTGAAAATCATTGCGCCGAGTGGGGCGGAAACGACAAATTTTATTGATTTTTACAAAGAGGATTGTTTTGTCCTAGAGACGAAGCAGGGTAGCAACACCAGCAACAAGGGTCACGGGAAACGGGGGACGGCTGCCTACCGGAAGGAGATGAAAAAGGCATTCGGGCAGGCGCTGAAGTATGCGCGGTTTGTAGAGCCGAAGCCGCCGTTTTTGATTACCTGTGATATCGGGGATCATTTTCGGGTTTGGCAGGATTTTAGTGAGTCGTGGCTGAGTGCGAATGGGAATTACGGAACCTATGACAGTGTGCCGAAAATTCCGTTTACGGATCTGGAAAAGCCAGAAATACAGGATTTTTTCTACAAGGTTTTTACGGATCCGCAATCGTTAAACCCGGAAAAGATCGCGGCGCAGGTGACGCGGGAAGTGGCGGCGGATTTGGCGGAGTTGGCGAAAACGTTGGAACAAACCACCAAGCCTCAAGAAGTGGCGCAATTCCTGATGCGGTGCATTTTTACGATGTTTGCGGAGGATGTGGGTTTACTGAAGGAGCATTTATTTACGGAGGCACTCAAGGAACGTTGGATTCCGCAACCGCAGGATTTTAAGCCCCAAGTGGAAGCGCTCTGGCAGGCGATGAATGACGGGACAAGTTTTGGGTTTCATGGGCAGTTGCTGCGGTTTAATGGGGGTCTGTTTGCGAAACCGCAGGCGATCGCCCTGACAGCGGATCAGCTAAAAATTCTCCTCACGGCGGCGGAACGGGATTGGAAAAATGTGGAGCCTGCGATTTTTGGGACATTACTCGAAAGGGCTTTGGAGAAGAAGGAGCGGAGTAAGTTGGGGGCGCATTATACGCCGAGGGCATATGTTGAAAGGTTGGTGCGTCCGGTGATTATTGAGCCTTTACAGGAAAAGTGGCAGTTGATTCAGGGGGAGGTTGAGACGCTTTTGGAAGAAGAAGAAGCGGCTAAGTCGGCATCAGCGAAGACGAAAAAACGGAATGCGGCGGCGGAAAAGCTGACGGAATTTCTGGGGGAGTTGCGGAAAATTCGGGTGCTGGATCCGGCTTGTGGGTCGGGGAATTTTCTCTATGTGACGATGGATTTGATGAAAACGCTAGAGCTGGAGGTGCTGAATCGTCTGGGGACGGTGATGGGGGCTTCTCAGTTACGGCTAGATTTTGATCAAATTAATCCTTCGCAGTTTTTGGGGATCGAGATTAACCCCAGGGCGGCGGAGATCGCGGATTTGGTGATCTGGATTGGTTATCTGCAATGGCATTTTCGGTTGTTTGGGAGTTTGCCGCCGGTGGAGCCTGTGTTACGGGAATATAAAAATATCGAGAATCGGGATGCGGTGCTGGATTATGACGGGACGAAACCGGCGATTGATCCGAAAACGGGTAAGGTGCGGACGCGCTGGGGTGGACGCACAATGAAGCATCCAGTAACGGGGGAAGATGTGCCGGATCCGAGTGATCAAGTTGAAATTTTGGAATATATCAACCCAAGGGAAGCGCAATGGCAACAGGCTGATTATATTGTTTCAAATCCGCCCTTTTTGGGTAATGCCAGAATGCGGGAATATTTGGGAGATGGCTACACAGAAACGCTGCGGAAAGTGTATAAAGATGTGCCTGATACTGTTGATTTTGTAATGTATTGGTGGCATAAAGCAGCAGAATTAATCAGAAAAGAAAAGACTTTAAGATTTGGTTTTATTACAACCAATAGTATTCGACAAGCCCGTTTACGTTCAGTTATCGATTTTCATTTCAATCAAAAAAAACGAATACGCTTATTTTTTGCAATACCTGATCACCCTTGGTCAGATGGCGAGGTAGCTGTAAGAATCTCAATGACGGGTGTTGAACTAAAGAAAAAGCGAAGACAGTATTCTCAATTAACTCATATTTTAGAAGAGTCCAAGCTGAATACTCCTGAAGAAACAGCATTCAGTTTGAAATTTTCATATGTCAAAGCTAATGAGATATTTAGCAATCTGCAATTTGGGTATGATGTCAATCAAGCGAATAGTCTATCAAGCAATCAAAACTTGGCTTCTCAAGGATTTGTAGTAGGTGGTTCAGGATTTGTTCTTAAAAATCAAGCTTTAGTGGAAAATTTAGAGCAAGAAATTATCCATCCGTTTAAAACAGGACGAGATCTAACACAGTCTCCAGAGTTTAGACAGACAATTGATGTTAATCATTTATCTAAAAAACAGCTTTTATCTTCATATCCAAAAACGTATCAATGGCTTTCTGAGACTGTAAAATTAGAAAGATCAACAAATAATGATCCGAAATTGAAACGTGAATGGTGGAGATATCGAAGGGCTAATACTAGTATTCGAGATGGAATTAAAGATTTAAATCGATATATTGCAACAGTTAGAACCGCTAAGCATAGAGTTTTCCAATTTTTAAACTCTGAAATAATGGCTGAAAGTGGTGTGGTGATGATTTTTCTCGATGATTCATACTTTCTTGGCATTTGTTCTTCGAGTTTGCATATTATTTGGGCCCTGGCACAAGGCGGGAGGTTAGAAGATCGTCCCGTATATAATCATGATGCTTGTTTTTATCGTTTTCCATTTCCAGATCCATCGGAAGAACTGAAACAAGAAATACGAGAATTAGGCGAGCGATTAGACAGCCACCGCAAACAAGTCCAAGCCGCCCATCCCGAAGTCACCATTACCGCCATGTATAATTGCCTCGAAAAAATGCGTAGTGGCGAACCCTTCACCGATGGCGACAGAGAATTTAACAATAAAGCCCTGATCACCACCCTCAAACAAATCCACGACGACCTCGATCAAGCCGTATTCTGCGCCTACGGATGGGAAGACCTGATCCCCCTCTGGCAAAAAGTCTCCCTTCCGAAGGGAGATTTAGAGGGATGTCAAACCGAACCCAACAACACCGAAACCAAAGAACAACTCGAACAAAGCATTTTGCAAAGATTAGTCGATCTGAATGCCGAACGCGCCGAAGAAGAACGAAACGGCTTTGTCCGTTGGCTCCGTCCCGAATACCAAGCCCCCGATCAAGTCGTCACCCAGAAAGTCATAGAAGGTATTGGCGTAGAAGAGGAAACAAAAGAAGCCGTTATTGCCCCTCCTGAACAACAAAAATTCCCGACAAAACTCAAAGGCCAACTCGCCGCGATCCGAGATTTATTGCGTACCCAAGGCGGCGAATGGACAATTACCCAAATTGCCGCCCAGTTCAAAGGCACAAGCGCAAAAAAATTAGAAACGATTCAAAACTGCCTAGAAATCCTCGAAGACCTCGGCGTCATTTTGAGTCACACCGAAACCGAAACCAAGTGCTACTACGCTACCCTCTAG